A single window of Leptolyngbya ohadii IS1 DNA harbors:
- a CDS encoding cytochrome c oxidase subunit 3, whose protein sequence is MQGSTIDPSGVPFESSVSAIASETSVSHHEGHHPDLRVWGLLTFLVSESLMFGAFFATYLILRGGAAQWPPEGTEVELLVPTINTIILVSSSFVIHFGDSAIKKNDVAGLRRWYIATTIMGAVFLAGQVYEYMTLGYGLTTNIFANCFYLMTGFHGLHVFIGLLLILGVLWRSRREGHYSDQKHTGVEMAEIYWHFVDIIWIVLFSLIYILTLF, encoded by the coding sequence ATGCAAGGTTCAACGATCGATCCCTCCGGAGTCCCATTTGAATCTTCGGTTTCAGCGATCGCCTCAGAAACAAGCGTTTCGCACCACGAAGGACATCATCCCGACCTGCGCGTTTGGGGACTGCTGACGTTCCTCGTCTCGGAATCGCTGATGTTTGGTGCCTTTTTTGCCACCTATTTAATTCTGCGCGGCGGCGCGGCACAGTGGCCCCCCGAAGGTACCGAGGTCGAACTGCTCGTACCCACGATTAACACCATCATTCTGGTATCCAGCAGTTTCGTCATTCACTTTGGCGACAGTGCTATCAAGAAGAACGACGTTGCCGGACTGCGCCGCTGGTACATTGCCACCACTATTATGGGAGCCGTCTTCCTTGCCGGACAGGTCTACGAGTACATGACCCTCGGCTACGGACTCACCACGAATATTTTCGCCAACTGCTTCTATCTCATGACCGGATTCCACGGTCTGCACGTCTTTATCGGCTTACTGCTGATTCTAGGTGTGCTGTGGCGATCGCGCCGGGAAGGACACTATTCCGACCAAAAGCACACGGGCGTTGAGATGGCAGAAATCTACTGGCACTTTGTAGACATCATCTGGATCGTTTTGTTCTCGCTGATCTACATCCTGACGCTTTTTTAA
- a CDS encoding WGxxGxxG family protein → MKLSKMIGASALALSLSVLPATIASATTTTGTTDTTTTTDTTAVPNTTADTTPAADVESNDGFDWGWLGLLGLIGLAGLAGKKRDDQAVHYREPDVTTRTGYRE, encoded by the coding sequence ATGAAACTTTCCAAAATGATTGGTGCTAGCGCCCTGGCTCTGAGCCTCAGCGTTCTGCCTGCAACGATCGCTTCTGCGACGACGACCACTGGAACCACCGATACGACGACCACGACCGACACAACCGCCGTTCCTAATACGACTGCTGATACGACCCCCGCTGCTGACGTAGAATCCAACGATGGTTTTGATTGGGGCTGGCTGGGTCTGCTCGGTCTGATTGGTCTGGCTGGTCTGGCTGGTAAGAAGCGCGATGACCAGGCAGTTCACTACCGCGAGCCTGATGTAACCACCCGCACGGGCTACCGCGAATAA
- a CDS encoding YebC/PmpR family DNA-binding transcriptional regulator, producing MAGHSKWANIKRQKARVDAVKGKTFAKVSRAIIIAARTGGGDPEGNFQLRTAIEKAKAAGIPNDNIDRAIAKGTGKLGGDADTIEAIRYEGYGPGGVAILIEALTDNRNRTAADLRAAFSKRGGNLGETGCVGWMFEQKGVVTLKPTPVLQGRREIYKLLEDELLEASLEGEAESYELIELEDDIPGAEVFTDPANLENLAQVLKDKGYVVIQSELRWFPNNSVEITDPDQAVQMLRLMDALEDLDDVQSVTANFDMADDLMAVSMV from the coding sequence ATGGCTGGACATAGTAAATGGGCAAACATTAAACGCCAAAAAGCGCGAGTTGATGCTGTAAAAGGCAAAACCTTTGCCAAAGTTTCGCGAGCCATTATTATTGCGGCTCGGACTGGAGGCGGCGATCCAGAGGGAAATTTCCAGCTTCGCACGGCGATCGAGAAAGCCAAAGCCGCAGGCATCCCCAACGACAATATCGATCGTGCCATCGCCAAAGGAACCGGAAAGCTGGGGGGCGATGCTGATACGATTGAGGCAATTCGCTATGAGGGCTATGGTCCTGGCGGAGTAGCCATCCTGATCGAAGCCTTGACCGATAACCGCAACCGTACCGCAGCTGACCTGAGAGCCGCCTTTAGCAAGCGGGGAGGCAACCTGGGGGAAACGGGCTGTGTGGGCTGGATGTTCGAGCAAAAGGGCGTGGTAACGCTCAAACCCACTCCTGTCCTGCAAGGCAGAAGAGAAATCTACAAACTGCTGGAAGACGAACTGCTGGAAGCCTCTCTGGAAGGCGAAGCGGAATCCTACGAACTCATTGAGCTAGAAGACGATATTCCCGGTGCGGAAGTCTTCACTGACCCCGCCAATCTCGAAAATCTGGCACAGGTACTCAAGGACAAGGGCTATGTCGTCATCCAGTCCGAACTGCGCTGGTTTCCCAACAACAGCGTCGAGATCACCGACCCGGATCAGGCGGTACAAATGCTACGCCTCATGGATGCCCTGGAAGACCTGGACGACGTGCAGAGCGTCACTGCCAACTTTGACATGGCGGATGATCTGATGGCAGTCAGCATGGTCTAG